A single region of the Selenomonas sp. oral taxon 920 genome encodes:
- a CDS encoding nitrous oxide-stimulated promoter family protein: MDTEKKRVLEAEVISKMIAIYCRGNKHADRTRTPQDTDALCPDCRRLRDYALGRVEHCPRMEVKSFCSACPVHCYSRDMRAAIRAVMRWSGPRMLLHHPLMTIHHMWLDHQARKREKKEMRS; encoded by the coding sequence ATGGATACCGAAAAAAAACGCGTCCTCGAAGCTGAGGTGATATCAAAGATGATCGCCATCTACTGCCGCGGCAACAAGCACGCCGATCGCACGCGCACGCCGCAGGACACGGATGCGCTCTGCCCTGACTGCCGCCGTCTGCGTGACTACGCGCTCGGACGTGTCGAGCACTGTCCGCGCATGGAGGTCAAGTCCTTCTGCTCCGCCTGTCCCGTGCATTGCTACTCCCGCGATATGCGTGCGGCGATCCGCGCGGTCATGCGCTGGAGCGGGCCGCGCATGCTCCTGCATCATCCGCTCATGACGATTCATCATATGTGGCTCGACCATCAGGCACGAAAACGCGAAAAAAAGGAGATGCGCTCATGA
- a CDS encoding asparaginase, whose product MKKILLLATGGTIAARQTEHGLRPALHAEDMRAVIGAKDGVIEVMDLLSIDSTNIAPAHWQTIARKIAECRTAYDGFIVTHGTDTMAYTSAALYYMLEHIDRPVVLTGSQRPLGIDGSDAEGNLRLAYTAACSGFAGVCIAFGGRLIQGNAAKKMYALADDAFRSIGRTEIDISAPSAPPAPFRLHDELDTNVAVIRLYPGIKPGVLDAHITAGYRGIILEGYGLGSVPGDDAAESFLPALARARTHACTIVLTTQCVYDGADISRYEVGVRAAELGALSGGSLPIEALYTRLMQLLAETPAGETVKTLT is encoded by the coding sequence ATGAAGAAAATCCTGCTCCTCGCCACGGGCGGCACCATCGCCGCGCGTCAGACAGAGCACGGTCTGCGTCCAGCCCTCCACGCCGAGGATATGCGCGCAGTAATTGGCGCAAAAGACGGCGTGATCGAGGTCATGGACCTCCTCTCCATTGATTCTACGAATATCGCCCCCGCGCATTGGCAGACGATCGCACGCAAAATTGCAGAATGCCGCACGGCATACGACGGCTTCATTGTCACGCACGGAACCGATACCATGGCGTACACCTCTGCCGCACTCTACTATATGTTGGAGCACATCGACCGCCCCGTCGTCCTCACCGGCTCACAGCGTCCGCTCGGTATAGACGGCTCCGATGCCGAGGGAAATCTTCGGCTCGCCTACACTGCCGCATGCAGCGGCTTCGCGGGTGTCTGCATCGCATTCGGAGGGCGGCTGATCCAAGGAAATGCCGCAAAGAAAATGTACGCACTCGCCGACGATGCCTTTCGCAGCATCGGGCGAACAGAGATTGACATCTCCGCCCCGTCTGCGCCGCCCGCGCCCTTTCGCCTCCATGACGAACTCGACACGAACGTCGCCGTCATCCGCCTCTACCCCGGCATAAAGCCCGGTGTCTTGGATGCACATATCACAGCGGGCTATCGCGGCATCATCCTCGAGGGCTATGGCCTCGGCAGTGTCCCCGGCGACGATGCGGCGGAGAGTTTCCTGCCCGCGCTCGCTCGCGCGCGCACGCACGCCTGCACCATCGTCCTCACCACGCAGTGCGTCTATGACGGCGCGGACATCTCGCGCTACGAGGTGGGTGTCCGCGCGGCAGAGCTCGGTGCACTCTCCGGCGGCAGCCTCCCCATCGAGGCACTCTACACACGCCTGATGCAGCTCCTCGCGGAGACACCTGCGGGCGAGACAGTAAAGACGCTCACATAA
- the tsaA gene encoding tRNA (N6-threonylcarbamoyladenosine(37)-N6)-methyltransferase TrmO: MQLQEIGIIHNAYKNLTDIPRQGRMSEEISEIEIHPDYADGLLRIEQNKYLIVLYWAHLAKRDLLKTIPPAAKEIHGVFAARSPGRPNPLSLCIAELIECEGNILRVKNIDALDGSSVIDIKPYTKMDVISIP; the protein is encoded by the coding sequence ATGCAGCTTCAAGAAATCGGCATCATCCACAATGCCTACAAGAACCTCACGGACATCCCGAGGCAGGGACGCATGAGCGAGGAGATCTCAGAGATCGAGATTCATCCGGACTACGCCGACGGACTCCTGCGCATCGAGCAGAATAAATACCTCATCGTCCTCTACTGGGCGCATCTGGCGAAACGAGACCTCCTAAAGACCATCCCGCCCGCCGCAAAGGAAATTCACGGGGTCTTCGCCGCCCGCTCTCCCGGGCGCCCAAACCCCCTCTCCCTCTGTATCGCCGAGCTCATCGAGTGCGAGGGCAACATCCTCCGCGTGAAAAATATTGATGCACTCGACGGCAGCAGTGTAATTGACATCAAACCGTATACAAAAATGGATGTCATATCGATACCATAA
- a CDS encoding TonB-dependent receptor plug domain-containing protein: MVRKKSKRSRRLLSYAITAWLTLPAYSAYADDGTQGGSSVSTADIHVEVDAAQEEAKYESQQKTIITKEDIEKKQAKSVEEIIFSETGVSRTVDAMGRVGVSIRGAEPRHTLILVDGQPVMGDFAKYYGAADEVMRLGTENVERIEIIQGAASAKYGSDAIGGVVNIITKKADNEPKISFNAEGRKTENDSDLPYQNIFLRADTGTMGKAQLGLYGSKRDIMPVYGSEERIKTGFASYVTDFEDNSLRYYGDAANIGLIGSYKANKNNSFNFRMERYTEDLNRYVKRTDSIMEPQQHYSRKSGRNSYNVGWEGRNKDTDWNIEVNYARMLEDDLTLTSNYGRSSYTGKNMLNYIDNVDHAQMNLEATFNTQLNDKHLLMYNFGYAHETGSGSRLKSAPKTYLKKIDPWDYDKSLMVVQRDAPAFGLKKGTIASFIQAHKLTPDPERGLRWDVDYELYNYNRSDPNSYKPSFTQEDYLRFSNNGNETSFTQILNNMTPEARARYNEFNAKIHQENSGHLMPGGSAVYDWHGLVYYYDPNNYNYTLNGKRFAEVQQSLANQLIVGEATINKYHFVVGDTWMLNNDTIFTPILRMDHSSLFGTNVTANFGITHNIGGNPKRRFKANIGTSYAEPGMGELYYNWEMYGGSPVDQDRARLGWYWTGNPNLKPEKAVNFDLGYEAETKNTSMRVNLFHNTIRNYMTTYYTGYNIDFHPNVTGAEKIGYPPDMLYSFKNIGKAQITGLELEVKHKLGKRWSTKLGYTFLHAINKSDPNMPRKLLDKPQHKLDIGIDYEDVKSGFRASLWGDYYIHMLDSNSVTGNANYMKMDTDLNGGYIFANQYAKPGAQRYQTKTFGIWNLMLQKKLGDDAMVYLGIDNLFNHRDDDRATQERVYRLGVNLKFGPDSNTRPKPPLTEEEKAERAAQNAAAEKDFFAQTNNTFAKGSPDEIFARPFNTQKLKGIDLIGDYQFEWDSHGGADRPPIKMTEDSFVGSAEKNMLDRKEHGFAQRLRFGFDARVRDNLNITALAEASGKSGVSTRTDIPQSKGLNHLRISNFDITYHNRNLDISMGRLNERLGVTGYYFGKEYDGIRATWTNAHTQIQLGYGNFKHSTGISDSAYTHATHRVFYRPPTMAEFVGLNVSDLYTTFTTPAPVAEANDKMNFYQQLEAATTIEEKRAIVKRMYDIAVGAYGKDFLKAGGIQTGDSYLQMDPPMMFNYKYTDEHGVEQTDSLWNFDYNAWIGGHPEDLTTLYMSMADYPNALDGDGSAALKQWWAGNKARLHEVLKKIVQMEKHPGASNVQITDSDDDIYNALHYNNFEDEFSNPITSNNLSRAVEQYFSAVGQRVQSTEYGSLMPRDALGKFTGLVIKAEGTVLEADRIPPINKAIFLQAKHALTPNVGISLWYLGSTGNPTYHAEHANGKRNDVYDYTQLARVIGIGAKWKMGKNASISFDYGQNRTAFGRHMNGHTIYEHTSGSDQFKINGHAMGGTPHFWTLRLDIGKSDMAVKGSWNAFADYKYFEHGSFFGGNGTGYLPDRYLDGIRSFSLGFGYVPIENLLVEMFYTFDAKGIGTRDTIYGSEKFSLGNYTGVRLTYNF; this comes from the coding sequence ATGGTTCGGAAAAAGAGTAAGCGCTCACGGCGTCTGCTCTCTTACGCAATCACTGCATGGCTCACCCTGCCTGCTTATTCCGCTTATGCGGACGATGGTACACAAGGAGGGAGCAGTGTTTCTACTGCGGACATTCACGTGGAGGTGGATGCCGCACAGGAAGAGGCAAAGTACGAATCCCAGCAGAAGACCATCATCACGAAGGAGGACATCGAGAAGAAGCAGGCAAAGTCCGTCGAGGAAATCATCTTCAGCGAGACCGGCGTCTCACGCACGGTGGATGCGATGGGGCGTGTCGGTGTATCGATTCGCGGTGCAGAGCCGCGCCACACTCTGATTCTCGTGGACGGTCAGCCCGTTATGGGCGATTTCGCCAAGTACTACGGTGCGGCGGACGAGGTCATGCGTCTCGGCACGGAGAACGTCGAACGCATTGAGATCATCCAGGGAGCGGCGAGCGCGAAGTACGGCTCGGATGCCATCGGCGGCGTGGTGAACATCATCACAAAGAAAGCTGACAACGAGCCGAAGATCTCATTCAACGCGGAGGGGCGCAAAACAGAAAACGATTCCGACCTGCCCTACCAAAACATCTTTCTGCGTGCCGATACCGGTACAATGGGCAAGGCTCAGCTCGGTCTCTACGGAAGCAAGCGCGACATCATGCCCGTCTACGGCTCCGAGGAGCGTATAAAGACCGGATTCGCGTCCTACGTTACCGATTTCGAAGACAACAGTCTGCGCTATTACGGAGATGCGGCAAACATAGGTCTGATCGGCAGTTACAAGGCGAATAAGAACAACTCGTTCAACTTCCGTATGGAACGTTATACCGAAGACCTCAACCGCTATGTCAAGCGTACGGACTCCATCATGGAGCCGCAGCAGCACTACAGCCGCAAGTCCGGCCGCAACAGCTACAACGTTGGCTGGGAGGGGCGCAACAAGGACACCGATTGGAATATCGAGGTCAATTATGCCCGCATGCTCGAAGACGATCTGACGCTGACGAGCAACTACGGCAGATCTTCCTATACAGGGAAGAATATGCTGAACTACATCGACAACGTCGATCACGCGCAGATGAATCTCGAGGCGACGTTCAATACCCAGCTGAACGACAAGCATCTGCTCATGTATAACTTCGGCTATGCACACGAGACGGGCTCGGGCAGCCGTCTCAAGAGTGCGCCGAAGACCTATCTCAAGAAGATCGATCCGTGGGATTATGATAAAAGTCTGATGGTGGTACAGCGAGATGCCCCGGCATTCGGTCTGAAAAAAGGTACGATCGCATCCTTCATCCAAGCGCATAAACTTACGCCCGACCCGGAACGAGGTCTGCGTTGGGATGTGGATTATGAGCTTTATAACTATAATAGAAGCGATCCAAATTCCTATAAGCCGTCGTTTACACAGGAAGATTACCTACGTTTTTCCAACAATGGCAACGAAACGAGTTTCACCCAAATATTGAACAATATGACCCCCGAAGCACGTGCACGCTATAACGAATTCAATGCCAAAATACATCAAGAAAACTCCGGTCACCTCATGCCCGGAGGCAGTGCTGTCTATGACTGGCACGGTCTCGTATACTATTACGACCCGAATAACTATAACTATACGCTCAACGGAAAGCGATTTGCCGAAGTCCAGCAGTCCTTGGCAAATCAGCTGATTGTCGGTGAAGCGACCATCAACAAGTATCATTTCGTCGTCGGCGATACATGGATGCTGAACAACGATACGATCTTCACGCCGATCCTGCGCATGGACCACAGCAGCCTCTTTGGCACAAATGTGACGGCAAATTTCGGCATCACGCACAACATTGGCGGCAATCCGAAGCGCCGCTTCAAGGCAAACATTGGCACGAGCTATGCAGAGCCTGGTATGGGTGAACTCTACTACAACTGGGAGATGTACGGCGGCAGCCCCGTCGATCAGGATCGTGCGCGCCTCGGCTGGTACTGGACGGGCAACCCGAATCTGAAGCCGGAAAAGGCCGTCAACTTCGACCTCGGCTATGAAGCAGAGACGAAGAACACCAGCATGCGGGTGAACCTCTTCCACAACACCATCCGCAACTACATGACGACCTACTACACGGGCTACAACATCGACTTCCACCCGAATGTCACAGGCGCCGAAAAGATCGGTTATCCGCCCGACATGCTCTACAGTTTCAAGAACATCGGCAAGGCGCAGATCACGGGACTTGAACTCGAGGTCAAGCATAAGCTCGGCAAGCGTTGGTCGACAAAGCTCGGCTACACCTTTCTGCATGCCATCAACAAGAGCGATCCGAATATGCCGCGCAAGCTGCTCGACAAGCCGCAGCACAAACTCGACATTGGCATCGACTACGAGGATGTAAAGAGCGGCTTCCGCGCCTCTCTCTGGGGCGACTACTACATTCACATGCTCGACAGCAACTCTGTCACGGGCAACGCAAACTACATGAAGATGGACACTGATCTGAACGGCGGCTATATCTTCGCCAATCAGTACGCCAAGCCGGGTGCGCAGCGCTATCAGACGAAGACCTTCGGTATCTGGAATCTGATGCTGCAGAAGAAACTCGGGGATGACGCCATGGTCTATCTCGGCATCGACAATCTCTTCAACCACCGCGACGATGACCGCGCAACACAGGAGAGAGTATACCGCCTCGGTGTCAATCTGAAGTTCGGTCCCGACAGCAATACACGGCCAAAGCCGCCGCTCACCGAGGAGGAGAAGGCAGAGCGTGCCGCGCAGAACGCGGCTGCGGAGAAGGATTTCTTCGCGCAGACCAACAACACCTTCGCCAAGGGCTCACCCGACGAGATCTTTGCCCGCCCGTTCAATACACAGAAGCTGAAGGGCATCGATCTCATCGGCGACTATCAGTTCGAGTGGGATTCGCACGGCGGTGCGGATCGCCCCCCCATCAAGATGACGGAAGACTCCTTCGTCGGGTCGGCAGAGAAGAATATGCTCGACCGCAAGGAGCACGGCTTTGCGCAGCGTCTGCGCTTCGGCTTTGATGCGCGTGTCCGCGACAATCTGAACATCACTGCACTCGCCGAGGCATCCGGCAAGAGCGGTGTCAGCACGCGTACCGACATCCCGCAGTCAAAGGGGCTCAATCATCTGCGCATCAGCAATTTCGATATCACCTACCATAACCGTAATCTCGATATTTCGATGGGACGGCTCAACGAACGGCTCGGCGTGACAGGCTACTACTTCGGCAAGGAGTACGACGGCATCCGTGCCACCTGGACGAATGCACATACGCAGATACAGCTCGGCTACGGTAATTTCAAACACAGTACGGGCATCTCCGACTCTGCCTATACCCATGCGACACACAGGGTATTCTATCGTCCGCCGACAATGGCTGAATTTGTGGGGCTGAACGTCTCTGATCTATATACAACATTCACGACGCCTGCTCCTGTTGCCGAAGCAAATGACAAGATGAATTTCTATCAGCAGCTTGAAGCAGCTACCACAATCGAAGAGAAGAGAGCCATTGTTAAGCGTATGTATGATATCGCGGTGGGCGCGTACGGCAAAGATTTCCTGAAAGCCGGCGGCATACAAACCGGTGATTCATATTTACAGATGGATCCGCCGATGATGTTCAATTATAAATATACGGATGAACATGGTGTGGAGCAGACAGATTCTCTTTGGAACTTCGATTATAATGCATGGATAGGAGGCCATCCGGAAGATTTAACAACACTCTACATGTCCATGGCGGACTATCCAAACGCCTTGGACGGAGACGGTTCCGCCGCCTTGAAACAATGGTGGGCAGGAAATAAGGCGCGCCTACACGAGGTGTTGAAGAAAATCGTTCAGATGGAGAAGCACCCGGGTGCGAGTAACGTCCAGATTACGGATTCTGACGATGATATTTACAATGCTCTGCACTACAACAACTTTGAAGACGAATTTTCGAATCCTATTACCTCCAATAATCTCTCCAGAGCGGTAGAACAGTATTTCAGCGCAGTCGGACAGCGTGTACAATCAACAGAGTACGGCAGTCTGATGCCGCGTGACGCTCTCGGAAAATTTACGGGGCTTGTGATCAAGGCAGAGGGTACAGTCCTCGAAGCCGACCGCATCCCACCCATCAACAAGGCGATCTTCCTTCAGGCAAAGCACGCACTCACGCCGAATGTTGGCATCTCGCTCTGGTATCTTGGGTCGACAGGCAATCCCACCTACCACGCGGAACATGCGAACGGCAAACGCAACGATGTTTATGACTATACGCAGCTTGCGCGTGTCATAGGCATCGGTGCGAAGTGGAAGATGGGCAAGAACGCCTCGATCTCGTTCGACTACGGTCAGAACCGCACGGCGTTCGGCCGCCACATGAACGGCCATACGATCTACGAGCATACGTCCGGATCGGATCAGTTCAAGATCAACGGACACGCGATGGGCGGCACGCCGCATTTCTGGACACTGCGTCTTGATATCGGCAAGAGCGATATGGCAGTCAAGGGAAGCTGGAATGCCTTCGCCGACTACAAGTACTTCGAGCACGGTTCGTTCTTCGGCGGCAACGGCACGGGATATCTCCCCGACCGCTACCTCGACGGCATCCGCAGCTTCTCCCTCGGATTTGGCTATGTCCCGATTGAAAATCTCCTCGTCGAGATGTTCTACACGTTTGACGCGAAGGGGATCGGTACACGCGACACCATATACGGCAGTGAGAAGTTCTCCCTCGGAAACTATACGGGCGTACGTCTGACCTATAATTTCTAA
- a CDS encoding NAD(P)/FAD-dependent oxidoreductase, with protein MAKEHIQKDVVIIGAGMAGLTAALYCGRMNLRTLVLENSLVGGQIATAADIENYPGFERVSGMELIGTLEKQATNFGAQIDEFDRIERVDLKSTPKIVETETYIYETSVIIIASGMNRRKLPLPQEPHYFNRGVHYCELCDGHTYQDKVISVMGGGNAAVDAANFLTKYASHLYLIHRSQLRADKSSQDTLYANPKVTVMLETEIEHLNGEERLTSVDLLHKDTGKTETLPVDSIFVNIGVLPNTDLFVGQIALTETGYIAADENCRTEIPGVFVAGDIRVKEIHQLTTAAADGTTAALHAEKYLASLNK; from the coding sequence ATGGCAAAGGAACATATTCAAAAGGATGTCGTCATCATCGGCGCGGGCATGGCTGGACTGACCGCCGCGCTCTACTGCGGCCGCATGAACCTCCGCACGCTTGTCCTCGAGAACTCGCTCGTCGGCGGGCAGATCGCGACGGCGGCGGACATTGAGAACTATCCGGGCTTTGAGCGCGTGAGCGGGATGGAGCTGATCGGAACGCTCGAAAAGCAGGCGACAAATTTCGGTGCCCAGATCGACGAGTTCGACCGCATCGAGCGCGTTGACCTCAAATCTACGCCGAAGATCGTCGAGACGGAGACATACATCTACGAAACGTCCGTGATCATTATCGCCTCGGGCATGAACCGCCGCAAGCTCCCGCTGCCGCAGGAGCCGCACTACTTCAATCGCGGCGTACACTACTGCGAGCTCTGCGACGGACACACGTATCAGGACAAGGTGATCTCGGTCATGGGCGGCGGCAACGCGGCGGTCGATGCGGCGAACTTCCTCACGAAGTACGCAAGTCACCTCTATCTCATCCACCGCTCGCAGCTGCGCGCAGACAAATCTTCGCAGGATACGCTCTATGCAAATCCGAAGGTGACGGTCATGCTGGAAACGGAAATCGAGCACCTCAACGGCGAGGAGCGCCTCACGTCTGTCGATCTCCTGCACAAGGACACGGGCAAGACGGAGACGCTGCCCGTGGACAGCATATTCGTCAACATCGGCGTGCTGCCGAATACGGATCTCTTCGTCGGGCAGATAGCACTGACGGAGACAGGCTACATCGCGGCGGATGAGAACTGCCGCACAGAGATCCCGGGGGTCTTTGTCGCGGGCGATATCCGCGTCAAGGAGATCCACCAGCTCACAACCGCCGCAGCCGACGGCACAACCGCCGCGCTCCATGCAGAGAAGTATCTGGCAAGTTTGAATAAGTGA
- a CDS encoding glutaredoxin family protein: MIQVFSFDACPWCTKAKKYLDKKGVAYTVRDIEKEPAAYDDLVKLTGEAACPVILADSGEYVRGFDQPAIDRLLGI; this comes from the coding sequence ATGATTCAAGTTTTTTCGTTCGATGCGTGCCCATGGTGCACGAAGGCAAAGAAGTATCTCGACAAGAAGGGTGTCGCCTACACGGTGCGCGACATTGAGAAGGAGCCCGCCGCCTACGACGATCTCGTAAAGCTCACGGGCGAGGCCGCGTGCCCCGTCATCCTCGCGGACAGCGGCGAGTATGTGCGCGGTTTCGATCAGCCCGCCATTGACCGCCTCCTCGGCATCTAA
- a CDS encoding glutaredoxin domain-containing protein gives MVKVYSITVCPWCVKVKKYLKYRGIPYEEFNIEQDEAAREECRRLSGDTIVPVTTADGVDFALSYDREKLDRILGITA, from the coding sequence ATGGTCAAGGTCTACTCCATCACGGTCTGCCCGTGGTGCGTCAAGGTCAAGAAGTATCTCAAATATCGCGGCATTCCCTACGAGGAGTTCAACATCGAGCAGGATGAGGCTGCGCGTGAGGAGTGCCGCCGTCTCTCGGGCGATACGATCGTCCCCGTCACCACGGCTGACGGCGTGGACTTCGCACTCAGCTATGACCGCGAGAAGCTGGACAGGATTCTCGGAATCACGGCATAG
- a CDS encoding GntP family permease, which translates to MTGLPLIFAFWVAIVIMIVMISKLRIHPFISIMLVALVLGLAAGIPLIDHKLADGTVQYGLATVIGQGFSGTFTSIGIVIILGAMIGTILEKTGGALKLADMMIRLVGKDNPVIAVQLMGWVVSIPVFCDSGFVILDPIRKALVRRTAVSAVSMTFALSSGLFISHVFIPPTPGPIAAASTLGIGDYLLQVIGLGLLCSIFPLIAGYFFARWIGTRVKSKDEVDPEEVTKIYNDLIASYGKLPSAFSTLAPIMIPISLMALSSVIVMLGLTGFVPELLRFLGTPIIALAVGMALATLQLFSVGRSEEFYSVCNSSLTAVGPILFITAAGGVLGKVIAVSDMVRYITAHADIFGSMGIFFPFLLSAVLKTAQGSSTVAMITTAGIIAPLLTVLGFDTPIQATLACMAIGAGAMTVSHANDSYFWVVSEFSGLTPDQGYRVQTMGTLVLGIAAIVEIALLSMVLR; encoded by the coding sequence ATGACCGGATTACCGCTTATCTTCGCCTTTTGGGTGGCAATTGTCATTATGATCGTCATGATCTCAAAGCTGCGCATTCACCCGTTCATCTCGATCATGCTGGTCGCCCTCGTACTGGGGCTTGCCGCCGGCATTCCGCTCATCGACCACAAGCTCGCAGACGGTACGGTGCAGTACGGTCTGGCGACGGTCATCGGGCAGGGATTCTCGGGAACATTTACGAGCATCGGCATTGTCATCATCCTCGGTGCGATGATCGGCACGATCCTCGAAAAGACGGGCGGTGCCCTGAAGCTCGCGGATATGATGATTCGCCTCGTGGGCAAGGACAACCCCGTCATCGCCGTGCAGCTCATGGGCTGGGTGGTCTCGATCCCCGTCTTCTGCGACTCGGGCTTCGTCATCCTCGACCCGATCCGCAAGGCGCTTGTACGCCGCACGGCGGTCTCTGCCGTCTCCATGACCTTTGCCCTCAGCTCTGGACTTTTCATCTCACACGTCTTCATCCCGCCGACACCGGGGCCGATCGCAGCAGCGAGCACGCTCGGTATCGGCGACTATCTGCTGCAGGTCATTGGACTGGGACTGCTCTGCTCGATCTTCCCGCTGATCGCAGGCTATTTCTTCGCGCGCTGGATCGGTACGAGGGTGAAGTCGAAGGATGAGGTCGATCCCGAGGAGGTCACAAAGATCTACAATGATCTCATCGCCTCCTACGGCAAACTCCCCTCGGCATTCAGCACACTCGCCCCGATCATGATCCCGATCTCGCTGATGGCACTGTCCTCCGTGATTGTAATGCTGGGGCTGACGGGGTTCGTTCCCGAGCTCCTGCGCTTCCTCGGCACCCCGATCATCGCGCTTGCGGTCGGCATGGCGCTTGCTACGCTCCAGCTCTTCTCCGTGGGCCGCTCGGAGGAGTTCTACTCCGTCTGCAACAGCAGTCTGACGGCGGTCGGCCCCATCCTCTTCATCACGGCAGCGGGCGGTGTGCTCGGCAAGGTGATTGCAGTCTCGGATATGGTTCGGTATATCACGGCGCACGCCGATATATTCGGCAGCATGGGCATCTTCTTCCCGTTCCTGCTCTCGGCTGTCCTGAAGACCGCACAGGGATCCTCGACCGTTGCAATGATTACGACGGCGGGCATCATCGCGCCGCTGCTCACCGTGCTCGGCTTTGACACGCCGATTCAGGCAACGCTCGCCTGCATGGCGATCGGCGCTGGTGCAATGACCGTCTCGCACGCAAACGATTCGTATTTCTGGGTGGTCTCGGAGTTCAGCGGTCTCACCCCGGATCAGGGCTACCGCGTTCAGACGATGGGTACCCTCGTGCTCGGCATTGCCGCAATCGTAGAAATCGCTCTGCTGAGCATGGTTCTGCGCTGA
- a CDS encoding YSC84-related protein → MKFSTRLIILTLTLLLALSVTAFAKSANQQRAEINELQVQALDNLYALTPNAHEVLENCYGYATISATGSQLGLLGGAHGRGLAVNKATGARVYMKMEAYQLGIGIGVKEYDLIFVFGSERAWDSFISGKFKVGGAAEASATDGYSGGAIEGADIVGKDIWVYQVTTKGLAVGAAIKGLSIYPNRKLNS, encoded by the coding sequence ATGAAATTCTCAACACGGCTGATTATTCTCACGCTCACCCTGCTCCTCGCGCTCTCTGTCACGGCATTTGCAAAAAGTGCAAACCAGCAGCGCGCGGAAATCAATGAACTCCAAGTGCAGGCACTCGACAATCTCTATGCGCTCACACCGAATGCGCACGAGGTGCTCGAGAACTGCTACGGCTACGCCACGATCAGTGCGACCGGTTCACAGCTGGGGCTCCTCGGCGGTGCGCACGGCCGAGGTCTTGCCGTGAACAAAGCGACGGGCGCGCGCGTCTATATGAAGATGGAAGCATATCAGCTTGGCATCGGAATAGGCGTAAAGGAATACGATCTCATTTTCGTCTTCGGCTCAGAGCGTGCATGGGACTCGTTCATCTCGGGCAAGTTCAAAGTCGGCGGTGCGGCGGAGGCCTCCGCGACGGACGGCTATTCCGGCGGTGCGATTGAGGGCGCGGATATCGTCGGCAAGGACATCTGGGTCTATCAGGTCACAACAAAGGGACTTGCGGTCGGTGCTGCAATCAAAGGGCTCAGCATCTATCCAAACCGAAAACTCAATTCGTAG